One Bradyrhizobium zhanjiangense DNA segment encodes these proteins:
- a CDS encoding tyrosine-protein phosphatase, translated as MSDSPARHLALQGASNFRDLGGYPTTDGRITRWRHIFRSNHLGQLTAADIEIVRALGVRSAFDFRGLEERAAGVCVMNEITVHSLPIEPTVVAALRAELARGTLTAPVALELMRESYRNYVRHNTHSFRDLFGHLLEDRAPLVIHCTAGKDRTGFACALILHALGVPDDVIAEDYLLTNQHYKRDATAATDLPEDVRNAIGSVEASYLAAAFEAVGKEYGDIETYLRDGLKLGAAERTALKARYLQA; from the coding sequence ATGTCCGACTCCCCTGCCCGCCACCTCGCCTTGCAAGGCGCCAGCAATTTTCGCGATCTCGGCGGCTATCCAACCACCGACGGCCGCATCACGCGCTGGCGGCACATCTTCCGCTCCAACCATCTCGGCCAACTCACCGCAGCCGACATCGAGATCGTCCGCGCGCTGGGGGTGCGAAGCGCATTCGATTTCCGTGGGCTGGAGGAGCGCGCGGCCGGCGTCTGCGTCATGAACGAGATCACCGTGCACTCGCTGCCGATCGAGCCGACGGTCGTCGCTGCGCTGCGCGCCGAGCTCGCGAGGGGCACGCTGACGGCACCGGTCGCGCTGGAGCTCATGCGCGAATCCTATCGCAACTACGTTCGCCACAACACGCACAGCTTTCGCGACCTGTTCGGCCATCTCCTGGAAGACCGCGCGCCGCTCGTGATCCACTGCACTGCAGGCAAGGACCGCACCGGCTTTGCCTGCGCGCTGATCCTGCATGCACTCGGCGTCCCCGATGACGTCATTGCCGAGGACTACCTGCTCACCAATCAGCATTACAAGCGCGATGCGACGGCTGCCACCGACCTGCCGGAGGACGTACGCAATGCCATCGGCAGCGTCGAAGCCTCTTACCTTGCTGCTGCGTTCGAAGCCGTCGGCAAGGAATACGGCGATATCGAAACCTATTTGCGCGACGGGCTCAAGCTCGGCGCAGCCGAACGGACTGCGCTGAAGGCGCGTTATCTGCAAGCGTGA
- a CDS encoding SDR family oxidoreductase, giving the protein MQGKVIVVTGALGALGKVVAETARARGARVAGIDYAPSQAPAKPENIEIGGVDLSDAAQAKTAIEAAAKHFGKLDALINIVGGFAFETVGDGDTATWQRLHALNVLTTLNTSRAALPYLAASKAGRIVNIGAMGALQAGSGMGPYAASKASVHRLTEALANEWKGKVTVNAVLPSIIDTRANRADMPKADFSKWVTPQELAEVILFLASDAASGVTGALIPVGGRV; this is encoded by the coding sequence GTGCAAGGAAAAGTCATTGTCGTGACCGGCGCGCTTGGAGCGCTGGGCAAGGTGGTCGCCGAGACGGCGCGGGCACGCGGCGCGCGCGTGGCCGGCATCGATTACGCGCCATCGCAAGCCCCCGCAAAGCCTGAAAACATCGAGATTGGCGGCGTCGACCTGTCCGATGCGGCGCAGGCGAAGACGGCGATCGAGGCCGCGGCAAAGCACTTCGGCAAGCTCGATGCACTGATCAACATCGTGGGCGGCTTCGCCTTCGAGACCGTCGGCGACGGCGACACCGCGACGTGGCAGCGTCTGCATGCGCTGAATGTCCTGACCACACTCAACACCTCGCGGGCGGCGCTGCCGTATCTCGCCGCCTCCAAGGCCGGCCGCATCGTCAACATCGGCGCCATGGGTGCGCTCCAGGCCGGCTCCGGCATGGGCCCTTATGCGGCGTCGAAGGCAAGCGTGCATCGCCTCACCGAGGCGCTTGCCAACGAGTGGAAGGGCAAGGTGACCGTCAACGCCGTGCTGCCGTCGATCATCGACACCAGGGCCAACCGCGCCGACATGCCGAAAGCGGACTTCTCCAAATGGGTGACGCCGCAGGAGCTCGCCGAAGTCATCCTGTTTCTCGCCAGCGACGCCGCGAGCGGCGTCACCGGAGCGCTGATCCCGGTCGGCGGACGGGTGTAG
- a CDS encoding SGNH/GDSL hydrolase family protein encodes MSDNLPTIEFPAAIVDLKYPLMRLRQALDGKGPVRIVAMGSSSTAGRADVVPYPYRLEMYLRQYFKDVVHRPDIRIDVLNRGKGGEEANEELVRFEADIFHDDPALVIWQVGTNAVFHNDQYDVDAVAGNIRKGLAQLRARGFEVLLIDPQYVTKMLWDDRAELSDKMVRLIRDAANEAEVNLFQRWALMRHWHVQNNVSFEQLLDPGDPDKLHQSDWSTQQISLALKSAMIKAIGLTA; translated from the coding sequence ATGTCCGACAATTTGCCAACCATCGAATTTCCCGCTGCGATCGTCGACTTAAAATATCCGCTGATGCGGCTCCGGCAGGCTCTGGACGGGAAGGGTCCCGTTCGCATCGTAGCCATGGGGTCGTCATCAACAGCCGGACGAGCCGATGTTGTGCCGTATCCCTATCGGTTGGAGATGTATCTACGGCAATACTTCAAGGACGTCGTCCACCGGCCGGACATTCGGATTGATGTGCTGAACCGCGGCAAGGGCGGAGAAGAGGCAAACGAAGAGCTCGTACGCTTTGAGGCCGATATCTTTCATGATGATCCGGCACTGGTCATCTGGCAGGTTGGAACGAACGCGGTCTTTCACAACGACCAGTACGACGTGGACGCTGTTGCCGGGAATATCAGGAAGGGCCTGGCGCAATTGCGCGCTCGCGGTTTCGAGGTTCTGCTGATTGATCCGCAATATGTGACGAAGATGCTCTGGGACGACCGTGCTGAGCTTTCGGACAAGATGGTCCGGCTGATCCGCGATGCTGCCAATGAGGCCGAGGTGAATCTGTTTCAGCGTTGGGCACTGATGCGGCATTGGCACGTGCAAAACAACGTTTCGTTCGAGCAATTGCTGGACCCAGGTGATCCTGACAAGCTGCACCAAAGCGATTGGAGCACCCAGCAGATCTCCTTGGCCCTCAAGAGCGCGATGATCAAGGCCATAGGGCTGACGGCCTGA